A portion of the Fusobacterium nucleatum genome contains these proteins:
- the eutJ gene encoding ethanolamine utilization protein EutJ: protein MNLDKVNKYIKDFEKTIKKPKINFDKSKFYVGVDLGTANIVITILDKDGKPVAGVTQRSRVVRDGIVVDFMEAIEIVRKLKENLEKKLGIEITEGYTAIPPGVEQGSVRAIVNVIESAGIDVLKVVDEPTAASYVLGITDGVVVDLGGGTTGISILEKGKVIFVADEPTGGTHMTLVLAGSYGIDFETAEDIKTDKKKEKEVFVQITPVLQKMAAIVKKYIKDYKVKDVFLVGGACSFDGSESIFERELGLNIYKPYMPVYITPLGIALAGMKS from the coding sequence ATGAATTTAGATAAAGTAAATAAATATATTAAAGATTTTGAAAAAACAATTAAAAAGCCAAAAATAAATTTTGATAAAAGTAAATTTTATGTTGGTGTTGATTTAGGTACTGCTAATATAGTAATAACTATTTTAGATAAAGATGGCAAGCCTGTGGCTGGTGTTACTCAACGTTCAAGAGTTGTAAGAGATGGTATTGTTGTTGATTTTATGGAAGCAATAGAGATTGTCAGAAAATTAAAAGAGAATTTAGAAAAAAAATTAGGAATTGAAATCACAGAAGGATACACTGCTATTCCTCCAGGTGTTGAGCAAGGAAGTGTTAGAGCAATAGTAAATGTAATTGAATCAGCTGGAATAGATGTGTTAAAAGTTGTAGATGAACCAACTGCTGCTTCTTATGTTTTAGGGATTACAGATGGAGTTGTTGTAGATTTAGGAGGAGGTACAACTGGAATTAGTATTTTAGAAAAAGGAAAGGTTATTTTTGTTGCAGATGAACCAACTGGTGGGACTCATATGACTTTGGTCCTAGCTGGAAGCTATGGCATAGATTTTGAAACAGCTGAGGATATAAAAACTGATAAGAAAAAAGAAAAAGAAGTTTTTGTACAAATCACTCCTGTTTTGCAAAAAATGGCTGCTATTGTAAAAAAATATATAAAAGATTACAAGGTTAAAGATGTATTTTTAGTTGGTGGTGCTTGCAGTTTTGATGGAAGTGAAAGTATTTTTGAAAGAGAATTAGGTTTAAATATTTATAAACCATATATGCCCGTCTATATAACCCCTCTTGGTATAGCACTTGCTGGTATGAAAAGTTAA
- the rfaE1 gene encoding D-glycero-beta-D-manno-heptose-7-phosphate kinase, translating to MISKLIENFKNIKIAVIGDLMLDEYIMGKVDRISPEAPVPVVKVTEEKFVLGGAANVINNLAALGANVYCGGLVGKDKNAEKLINAFPKNVDCNLILKVENRPTIVKKRVIAGHQQLLRLDWEEEFYINEDEENIIIENLKNHIKNLNAVILSDYNKGLLTKSLSQKIINLCRENNVIVTVDPKPKNISNFMGASSITPNKKEAYTAVEANPSENIDIVGEKLKEKYNLDTVLVTRSEEGMTLYDKEIHNIPTYAKEVYDVTGAGDTVISVFTLAKAAGATWEEAAKIANAAGGIVVGKIGTSTVSEMELIETYNSIYSNN from the coding sequence ATGATAAGTAAATTAATAGAAAATTTCAAAAATATTAAAATTGCTGTTATTGGAGATTTAATGTTAGATGAATATATTATGGGAAAAGTGGATAGAATTTCTCCCGAAGCACCAGTTCCTGTTGTTAAAGTTACAGAAGAAAAATTTGTCCTAGGTGGTGCTGCCAATGTTATCAATAACCTTGCTGCTCTAGGAGCTAATGTTTATTGTGGTGGACTTGTAGGAAAAGATAAAAATGCTGAAAAACTTATCAATGCTTTTCCTAAAAATGTTGATTGTAATTTAATTTTAAAAGTTGAAAATCGTCCTACTATCGTAAAGAAAAGAGTTATTGCAGGGCATCAACAACTTTTAAGACTTGATTGGGAAGAAGAATTTTACATCAATGAAGATGAAGAAAATATAATAATAGAAAATCTTAAAAATCATATAAAAAATTTAAATGCAGTTATTTTATCTGACTATAATAAAGGACTTTTAACAAAATCTCTTTCACAAAAAATTATAAACTTATGTAGAGAAAATAATGTAATTGTTACTGTTGACCCTAAACCAAAAAATATTTCTAATTTTATGGGAGCTTCTTCTATTACTCCAAACAAAAAAGAAGCTTATACAGCAGTTGAAGCAAACCCATCAGAAAACATTGATATAGTTGGGGAAAAATTAAAGGAAAAATATAATTTAGATACTGTTTTAGTAACAAGAAGTGAAGAAGGAATGACTTTATATGATAAAGAAATTCATAATATTCCTACTTATGCAAAAGAAGTCTATGATGTAACTGGTGCAGGAGATACAGTTATTTCAGTTTTCACTTTAGCAAAGGCTGCTGGTGCTACTTGGGAAGAAGCTGCTAAGATAGCTAATGCTGCTGGAGGAATAGTAGTTGGAAAGATTGGTACTTCTACTGTTAGTGAAATGGAATTAATTGAAACTTATAACAGTATATATAGTAATAATTAA